A stretch of Amphiura filiformis unplaced genomic scaffold, Afil_fr2py scaffold_26, whole genome shotgun sequence DNA encodes these proteins:
- the LOC140143758 gene encoding uncharacterized protein isoform X1, whose protein sequence is MESNEPAEVWCLRRRECTENADSVAFLIPLIAGNEVTIGRSYDVSVQLLSDKNPLMLSRKHVIFKQNDVGGWTATDNKSLNGVYVNRDRIIAGLPWNISIGDTIQLDIPTSDEQPEYIFDVILEKLTQDQAKEILARHARDIENRRNRQKTKVVAKKQCMACVTKSSAYPHCPVHCSKAKAGSSSRTNNNDKACLCSLHRKSAQRTKQGDENTQGAPPMKRFRQDADEEQRKLREQIAEEAKKREAERLKLQKQLEEESRLAKEKAAEAQRQLKELQRQLEEQETERQKLQKEMQDKEMQAKTEVEKSHRELIAEMEKAEQRHKEALEADIKAREAQQEERMKQQIETWVAEKQRLETDLNEQWETQLKEKESALENAKLEREKQLETEFKQKEADFLAKIEADKAALMEEKSKVEKDMQDEFSKKLEEKEKNLQKVQENNTKMLDKWMKERESIIQKQLEEERKTLLAKKEEAEKTFKAEMEKKTEELSSKMLMEKMELEEMVAKKEKEHTELMNELTARQLEQESREAEILKAKKEILNHVEEVMDSELQCVVCNDLFIQATTLNCTHTFCKHCIAKWRLTKNDCPTCRAKITIETRSLVLDNYIEQALKTIGEEARKKREQYVQERKEEAAELAKHPVAIALSDDSDDEDEDNDEDNDEDEDNDEDEEDEDDYYDRRRGRRAYGWSDEEENSDAEEDDYY, encoded by the exons ATGGAGTCGAACGAGCCCGCCGAAGTTTGGTGTTTGCGGAGAAGAGAATGCACTGAAAATGCAGACTCCGTAGCGTTTCTGATACCACTTATTGCTGGAAATGAG GTAACAATCGGCAGAAGTTATGATGTTTCTGTGCAGCTGTTATCAGACAAGAATCCCCTGATGTTATCAAGAAAGCATGTGATATTCAAGCAGAATGATGTAGGTGGATGGACTGCAACAGATAATAAG AGCTTAAACGGTGTGTATGTTAATAGAGACAGGATCATTGCAGGTTTACCTTGGAACATTAGCATCGGTGATACAATCCAACTGGACATCCCAACAAGTGATGAACAACCAGAATATATATTTGATGTGATACTTGAAAAACTCACTCAGGATCAAGCCAAAGAAATCTTAGCCAGGCATGCAAGGGATATTGAAAATCGTAGAAATAGGCAGAAAACCAAAGTTGTGGCTAAGAAACAGTGTATGGCATGTGTGACCAAGAGTAGTGCCTATCCTCATTGTCCTGTTCATTGTAGTAAAGCAAAGGCAGGTAGTAGTTCAAGAACTAATAACAATGATAAAGCCTGTTTGTGTAGCTTACATAGGAAGAGTGCACAAAGAACTAAACAGGGCGATGAAAACACACAAGGTGCACCACCTATGAAACGATTTCGTCAGGATGCTGATGAAGAGCAGCGCAAATTACGAGAACAGATTGCAGAAGAGGCAAAGAAGAGGGAAGCTGAAAG GTTAAAATTACAGAAACAGCTGGAAGAGGAGAGCAGGTTAGCCAAAGAGAAGGCTGCTGAAGCACAAAGACAGTTAAAGGAACTTCAGCGTCAGCTTGAAGAACAGGAGACTGAACGCCAGAAGCTACAGAAGGAAATGCAAGATAAAGAGATGCAAGCCAAAACTGAGGTGGAGAAATCACACAG GGAACTCATAGCAGAAATGGAGAAAGCAGAACAGAGACATAAAGAGGCTCTTGAGGCAGACATTAAAGCTCGAGAAGCACAACAAGAAGAACGGATGAAACAACAGATTGAAACCTGGGTGGCAGAGAAACAACGCCTGGAGACTGACCTCAATGAACAATGGGAGACACAACTCAAAGAAAAAGAATCGGCTTTAGAAAATGCTAAACTAGAAAGGGAAAAACAACTGGAGACGGAATTTAAACAAAAAGAGGCAGATTTCTTAGCAAAGATAGAAGCGGATAAAGCGGCATTGATGGAAGAAAAGAGTAAGGTTGAAAAAGATATGCAAGATGAGTTTTCCAAGAAGCTGGAGGAGAAAGAGAAGAATTTACAGAAAGTGCAGGAGAATAACACAAAGATGCTTGATAAATGGATGAAGGAAAGAGAAAGCATAATTCAGAAACAGCTTGAAGAAGAGAGAAAG ACGTTGTTGGCTAAGAAAGAAGAAGCAGAGAAAACCTTCAAGGCTGAGATGGAGAAGAAAACAGAGGAATTGAGCAGCAAGATGTTGATGGAGAAAATGGAATTGGAAGAAATGGTGGCCAAGAAAGAAAAGGAGCACACAGAATTGATGAATGAA TTGACTGCAAGACAGCTGGAGCAAGAATCAAGAGAGGCTGAGATCCTCAAAGCCAAAAAAGAAATCTTGAATCATGTAGAGGAAGTGATGGACTCGGAGCTACAATGTGTGGTATGCAATGATCTATTCATTCAG GCAACTACATTAAACTGTACTCATACCTTTTGTAAGCATTGTATAGCCAAATGGAGGCTAACCAAGAATGATTGCCCCACCTGCAGAGCTAAAATTACCATAGAAACAAGATCACTAGTCCTTGATAACTACATAGAACAAGCTTTGAAGACCATTGGGGAGGAGGCAAGGAAAAAGAGAGAGCAGTATGTGCAAGAAAGAAAAG AGGAAGCAGCAGAGTTAGCTAAACATCCTGTTGCCATAGCCTTAAGCGATGATagcgatgatgaagatgaagataatgatgaagacaatgatgaagatgaagacaatgatgaagatgaagaagatgaagatgactaTTATGACAGGCGACGTGGCAGACGGGCCTATGGGTGGTCAGATGAAGAGGAAAATTCGGATGCAGAAGAAGATGATTATTATTGA
- the LOC140143758 gene encoding uncharacterized protein isoform X2, with the protein MLSRKHVIFKQNDVGGWTATDNKSLNGVYVNRDRIIAGLPWNISIGDTIQLDIPTSDEQPEYIFDVILEKLTQDQAKEILARHARDIENRRNRQKTKVVAKKQCMACVTKSSAYPHCPVHCSKAKAGSSSRTNNNDKACLCSLHRKSAQRTKQGDENTQGAPPMKRFRQDADEEQRKLREQIAEEAKKREAERLKLQKQLEEESRLAKEKAAEAQRQLKELQRQLEEQETERQKLQKEMQDKEMQAKTEVEKSHRELIAEMEKAEQRHKEALEADIKAREAQQEERMKQQIETWVAEKQRLETDLNEQWETQLKEKESALENAKLEREKQLETEFKQKEADFLAKIEADKAALMEEKSKVEKDMQDEFSKKLEEKEKNLQKVQENNTKMLDKWMKERESIIQKQLEEERKTLLAKKEEAEKTFKAEMEKKTEELSSKMLMEKMELEEMVAKKEKEHTELMNELTARQLEQESREAEILKAKKEILNHVEEVMDSELQCVVCNDLFIQATTLNCTHTFCKHCIAKWRLTKNDCPTCRAKITIETRSLVLDNYIEQALKTIGEEARKKREQYVQERKEEAAELAKHPVAIALSDDSDDEDEDNDEDNDEDEDNDEDEEDEDDYYDRRRGRRAYGWSDEEENSDAEEDDYY; encoded by the exons ATGTTATCAAGAAAGCATGTGATATTCAAGCAGAATGATGTAGGTGGATGGACTGCAACAGATAATAAG AGCTTAAACGGTGTGTATGTTAATAGAGACAGGATCATTGCAGGTTTACCTTGGAACATTAGCATCGGTGATACAATCCAACTGGACATCCCAACAAGTGATGAACAACCAGAATATATATTTGATGTGATACTTGAAAAACTCACTCAGGATCAAGCCAAAGAAATCTTAGCCAGGCATGCAAGGGATATTGAAAATCGTAGAAATAGGCAGAAAACCAAAGTTGTGGCTAAGAAACAGTGTATGGCATGTGTGACCAAGAGTAGTGCCTATCCTCATTGTCCTGTTCATTGTAGTAAAGCAAAGGCAGGTAGTAGTTCAAGAACTAATAACAATGATAAAGCCTGTTTGTGTAGCTTACATAGGAAGAGTGCACAAAGAACTAAACAGGGCGATGAAAACACACAAGGTGCACCACCTATGAAACGATTTCGTCAGGATGCTGATGAAGAGCAGCGCAAATTACGAGAACAGATTGCAGAAGAGGCAAAGAAGAGGGAAGCTGAAAG GTTAAAATTACAGAAACAGCTGGAAGAGGAGAGCAGGTTAGCCAAAGAGAAGGCTGCTGAAGCACAAAGACAGTTAAAGGAACTTCAGCGTCAGCTTGAAGAACAGGAGACTGAACGCCAGAAGCTACAGAAGGAAATGCAAGATAAAGAGATGCAAGCCAAAACTGAGGTGGAGAAATCACACAG GGAACTCATAGCAGAAATGGAGAAAGCAGAACAGAGACATAAAGAGGCTCTTGAGGCAGACATTAAAGCTCGAGAAGCACAACAAGAAGAACGGATGAAACAACAGATTGAAACCTGGGTGGCAGAGAAACAACGCCTGGAGACTGACCTCAATGAACAATGGGAGACACAACTCAAAGAAAAAGAATCGGCTTTAGAAAATGCTAAACTAGAAAGGGAAAAACAACTGGAGACGGAATTTAAACAAAAAGAGGCAGATTTCTTAGCAAAGATAGAAGCGGATAAAGCGGCATTGATGGAAGAAAAGAGTAAGGTTGAAAAAGATATGCAAGATGAGTTTTCCAAGAAGCTGGAGGAGAAAGAGAAGAATTTACAGAAAGTGCAGGAGAATAACACAAAGATGCTTGATAAATGGATGAAGGAAAGAGAAAGCATAATTCAGAAACAGCTTGAAGAAGAGAGAAAG ACGTTGTTGGCTAAGAAAGAAGAAGCAGAGAAAACCTTCAAGGCTGAGATGGAGAAGAAAACAGAGGAATTGAGCAGCAAGATGTTGATGGAGAAAATGGAATTGGAAGAAATGGTGGCCAAGAAAGAAAAGGAGCACACAGAATTGATGAATGAA TTGACTGCAAGACAGCTGGAGCAAGAATCAAGAGAGGCTGAGATCCTCAAAGCCAAAAAAGAAATCTTGAATCATGTAGAGGAAGTGATGGACTCGGAGCTACAATGTGTGGTATGCAATGATCTATTCATTCAG GCAACTACATTAAACTGTACTCATACCTTTTGTAAGCATTGTATAGCCAAATGGAGGCTAACCAAGAATGATTGCCCCACCTGCAGAGCTAAAATTACCATAGAAACAAGATCACTAGTCCTTGATAACTACATAGAACAAGCTTTGAAGACCATTGGGGAGGAGGCAAGGAAAAAGAGAGAGCAGTATGTGCAAGAAAGAAAAG AGGAAGCAGCAGAGTTAGCTAAACATCCTGTTGCCATAGCCTTAAGCGATGATagcgatgatgaagatgaagataatgatgaagacaatgatgaagatgaagacaatgatgaagatgaagaagatgaagatgactaTTATGACAGGCGACGTGGCAGACGGGCCTATGGGTGGTCAGATGAAGAGGAAAATTCGGATGCAGAAGAAGATGATTATTATTGA